The Cystobacter fuscus DSM 2262 genomic sequence CCAGCCCGTGCCCGATGACGCGCGCGAGGCTGTGGCCTTCGAGGCCGGGTCCCCGGACCCCCTCGAGGAGCTACCGGTCCCCGAGCCCGAGGAGGTTTCACTCCCCATGCCCGCCTACACGGCGCCGTCCGCCGAGGACACGCTGCCGGATACGGATTTCCTCCCCCCGCCCAAGCCCTCCGGCAAGCCCCCGGAGATCGACCCGGACAAGCTCGATCCGGATGCCCTCAAGGTCATCCATCGCCTGCACTCCCACGACCATGAGGCCTACCTCGTGGGGGGGTGCGTGCGCGACCTGTCGCTGGGCCGCACGCCCAAGGACTTCGACATCGCCACGAGCGCCCACCCGGGTGAGGTGCGCGCCATCTTCCGCAACTGCCGGCTCATCGGCCGCCGCTTCCGGCTCGCCCACATCTACTTCAAGGGCGGGAAGATCATCGAGGTCTCCACCTTCCGCGCCAACCCCACCGAGCTCGTCGACTCTCCGGCCGACAACGGCAACGGCGAGGAGGAGGGGAGCGAGGTCGAGGAGTCGCAGAACCCGGATCTGCTCATCACCCACGACAACGTCTTCGGCACCGCCGAGCAGGACGCGCGCCGCCGCGACTTCACCATCAACGGCCTCTTCTACGACGTCGTCGAGGGACGCATCATCGACTACGTGCGCGGCCGGCGGGATCTGGACGAGCACTACATCCGCACCATCGGCGACCCGGAGATCCGCATGCGCGAGGATCCGGTGCGCATCCTGCGCGCCGTGCGCTTCGCCTCCAAGCTGGGCCTGGACATCGAGTCGCGCACCTACGCCGCCATGGAAGGGGCCGTCGAGGATCTCCCCCGCTGCGCCCCGGCGCGCCTGCTCGAGGAGACCTTCCGCCTCATCCGCGGCGGCGTGGCGGCGCCCAGTCTGCGCCTGCTCGATGCGC encodes the following:
- the pcnB gene encoding polynucleotide adenylyltransferase PcnB, with amino-acid sequence MLQPVPDDAREAVAFEAGSPDPLEELPVPEPEEVSLPMPAYTAPSAEDTLPDTDFLPPPKPSGKPPEIDPDKLDPDALKVIHRLHSHDHEAYLVGGCVRDLSLGRTPKDFDIATSAHPGEVRAIFRNCRLIGRRFRLAHIYFKGGKIIEVSTFRANPTELVDSPADNGNGEEEGSEVEESQNPDLLITHDNVFGTAEQDARRRDFTINGLFYDVVEGRIIDYVRGRRDLDEHYIRTIGDPEIRMREDPVRILRAVRFASKLGLDIESRTYAAMEGAVEDLPRCAPARLLEETFRLIRGGVAAPSLRLLDALDALKILLPPVAAYFKEQGRRGQETFYSFAEALDRRVASGELLDDAILLAALLVPIAQASPVVESLDAAGRPSVSQAIEDLLAEFVQTARLPRRIAERCRLLLIAQRTLSGERRKKTGAFRRHPLFADALIVFEISVEATGRHRDALEAWKRGDVPAARPSTEGSAAAEGDAPRKRRRRRRRGGARSKPGTTEGASTAPAAAGASESTAMEASDESLDDASGDEESDDTFDAGDSDDDSGEDAEGASDEG